A single region of the Brassica rapa cultivar Chiifu-401-42 chromosome A03, CAAS_Brap_v3.01, whole genome shotgun sequence genome encodes:
- the LOC103856750 gene encoding mitochondrial outer membrane protein porin 4: MGSSPAPFPDIGRKAKDLLNKDYIFDQKFTLTMLSATGTEFVATGLQKDDLFFGDISTLYKGQNTIVDLKIDSHSSVSTKVTVKNLMPSAKAVISFKIPDHKSGKLDVQYVHPHATLNSSIGLNPTPLLDMSATIGSQTVSLGGEVGFDTASSSLTKYNAGVSFNKPDFSAALMLEDKGESLRATYVHTVNPTTSVGAELIRRFTNHANSFTIGSSYSVDPFTTVKTRLSNNGKAGMVVQREWRPKSLITLSAEYDSKAVNSSPKVGLALALKP; this comes from the exons ATGGGAAGCAGTCCAGCTCCGTTTCCAGATATTGGCAGGAAAGCCAAAG ATCTTCTGAACAAGGATTACATTTTCGACCAGAAGTTTACTCTGACGATGCTGAGTGCCACGGGAACG GAATTCGTGGCGACAGGTTTGCAGAAGGATGATTTATTTTTTGGCGACATAAGCACACTATATAAAGGTCAAAACACCATTGTTGATCTGAAAATCGACAGCCATTCAAGT GTGTCGACGAAAGTAACTGTCAAAAATCTCATGCCATCTGCCAAAGCTGTTATCAGCTTCAAAATACCTGATCACAAGTCTGGCAAG CTGGATGTGCAATACGTTCATCCCCATGCGACGCTCAATTCCAGCATTGGCCTCAATCCAACTCCTTTGCTTGATATGTCGGCAACTATCGGAAGCCAGACTGTTAGCCTCGGTGGCGAAGTTGGTTTCGACACAGCTTCCTCTTCACTAACCAAGTACAACGCCGGAGTTAGTTTCAACAAGCCAGACTTCTCTGCTGCTCTCATGCT GGAGGATAAAGGGGAGAGTCTAAGAGCTACTTACGTACACACGGTGAATCCAACCACATCCGTCGGTGCAGAACTGATCCGTCGCTTCACAAATCATGCCAACAGTTTCACCATCGGAAGCTCATACTCCGTGGATCCTTTTACAACGGTGAAGACAAGACTCTCTAACAATGGGAAAGCAGGGATGGTGGTACAAAGGGAATGGAGACCCAAGTCTCTCATAACTCTCTCAGCTGAGTATGACTCAAAGGCTGTGAACTCTTCACCGAAGGTTGGTCTTGCTCTCGCTCTCAAACCATAA
- the LOC103856759 gene encoding protein VERNALIZATION INSENSITIVE 3: MQAGSLSKIWRFDSNVGPEEDMDPSSFQGVVCTEFPKKKGLSVSERRELIHALSKQPEEASELLNSWSRDEIMKIICAEMGKERKYTGLNKPKLIENLLNLVSRPLGETSCLDRKSSRRKRQKTTTSYIICCENLACRAALGSEDTFCRRCSCCVCQNFDDNKDPSLWIACEGCGLSCHLECAFKEDGYGIGCNDDVRGLDGRFHCVFCGKDNDLLGCWRKQVKVAKETRRVDVLCYRVSLGQKMLRGTRRYQNLLELMDEAVKKLEGDVGPLVSWEMKMAGGIGNRFDSGSQVQKLCSLAMEALDKMVSPPSESVSGQGDKMSVRVEEIQARSVNVRLDSEEPSSSSQNRITGVKDDGEEAGNRQRHLTNSSSGLCSSNPSLAEDESNHVSKNCCKENSDNNNAEHCSAGEVESEIEEERVLKRKVNEIEGRDLFVITPCKRDTFNGNQGGNKRFKSRTSTKKPETNVAENGVGGDKDLGRVVKTIRCLEQEGHIDKSFRERFLSWYSLRATHREVKVVKVFVETFKDDLSSLGQQLVDTFSECIQSKRSSTTGVVPAGICLKFWH, from the exons atgcaAGCTGGTTCG CTCTCAAAGATCTGGCGTTTTGATAGTAATGTGGGCCCAGAAGAAGACATGGATCCTTCTTCATTTCAAG GTGTCGTGTGCACTGAGTTTCCTAAAAAGAAAGGTTTGAGTGTAAGCGAGAGAAGAGAACTGATCCACGCATTGTCCAAGCAGCCAGAAGAAGCTTCGGAGCTTTTAAACTCGTGGAGCCGGGACGAGATTATGAAGATCATATGCGCGGAGATGGGTAAAGAGAGGAAGTACACTGGTCTTAACAAACCAAAACTCATAGAAAACCTACTGAACCTCGTCTCTCGTCCTCTCGGTGAAACCTCTTGTCTTGACCGTAAAAGCTCGAGGAGGAAGAGACAGAAGACGACGACTAGTTACATCATCTGCTGCGAGAATTTAGCTTGTAGAGCTGCGCTCGGAAGTGAAGATACCTTTTGTAGAAGATGTTCTTGCTGTGTTTGTCAGAACTTTGATGATAACAAAGATCCGAGTCTATGGATTGCTTGTGAGGGTTGTGGTTTGTCTTGTCATTTGGAGTGTGCTTTCAAGGAAGATGGGTATGGGATTGGGTGTAATGATGATGTAAGAGGTCTTGATGGTAGGTTTCATTGCGTGTTTTGTGGCAAAGATAATGATTTGCTTGG ATGCTGGAGGAAGCAAGTGAAAGTGGCTAAGGAGACTCGGCGTGTAGATGTTCTTTGTTACCGTGTTTCTTTAGGACAGAAGATGTTGAGAGGTACAAGGAGGTATCAGAATCTGTTGGAACTCATGGATGAGGCGGTGAAGAAGCTGGAGGGTGATGTGGGTCCGTTAGTGAGTTGGGAGATGAAGATGGCTGGAGGTATCGGCAATAGATTTGATTCGGGATCACAAGTTCAGAAGCTGTGCTCTCTTGCAATGGAAGCTCTTGACAAAATGGTCTCACCACCATCAGAATCTGTTTCAGGACAAG GTGACAAGATGAGCGTGAGAGTAGAAGAGATTCAAGCAAGATCAGTCAATGTGAGATTAGACTCCGAGGAGCCGTCTTCTTCTTCGCAAAACCGGATCACAGGTGTGAAGGATGATGGAGAGGAAGCAGGGAACAGGCAACGCCATTTGACGAACTCTAGCAGTGGTCTTTGTAGTAGTAATCCATCTTTGGCTGAAGATGAATCCAACCATGTCAGTAAAAACTGCTGCAAAGAAAATAGTGACAATAACAACGCTGAACACTGTAGTGCAGGAGAAGTAGAATCTGAGATTGAAGAGGAGAGGGTCTTAAAAAGGAAAGTCAACGAGATAGAGGGAAGAGACTTGTTTGTAATAACACCCTGCAAGAGAGACACATTTAACGGCAATCAAGGAGGGAATAAAAGATTCAAATCAAGAACATCAACCAAGAAACCTGAGACCAATGTAGCAGAAAATGGAGTAGGAGGAGATAAAGACTTAGGTCGTGTAGTGAAGACCATTAGATGTTTAGAGCAAGAAGGGCATATAGACAAGAGTTTCAGGGAAAGGTTCTTGTCATGGTATAGCTTAAGAGCTACTCATAGAGAAGTTAAAGTAGTGAAGGTTTTTGTAGAGACTTTCAAGGATGATCTGTCTTCTTTGGGACAACAGCTTGTGGATACATTCTCAGAATGTATACAGAGCAAGAGATCGTCAACAACTGGTGTTGTACCTGCTGGAATCTGCCTCAAGTTCTGGCATTAA
- the LOC103856753 gene encoding DNA repair protein XRCC3 homolog: protein MKPRSLLSQSPTTSLKLTTGCETLDACLHGGFPCDSLTEIVAESGCGKTQLCLQLSLCAQLPISNGGLDGSALYLHSEFPFPFRRLHQLSRSFHLSNPSIYADHNDNPCDHVFIQNVHNVDHLFDVMSKIESFVKNSKTRLPLKLIVLDSVAALFRSEFENTPSDLRKRASCFFKISGKLKQLANKFGLAVVITNQVTDFVESSDGLSGLRIGNLRCLYSSGRRVVPALGLAWANCVNSRVFISRSDDSICQERREDDERSGSSYVSRRARRRFDIVFSPYLPASSCEFVITGEGICGVR from the coding sequence ATGAAGCCGCGGAGCCTCCTCTCACAATCGCCGACGACGAGCCTGAAGCTAACCACCGGCTGCGAAACCCTCGACGCATGTCTCCACGGCGGATTCCCCTGCGACTCTCTAACCGAAATCGTAGCGGAGAGCGGCTGCGGGAAAACACAGCTCTGCCTTCAGCTCTCGCTCTGCGCCCAGCTTCCGATTTCAAACGGCGGACTCGACGGCTCAGCTCTCTATCTCCACTCCGAGTTTCCCTTCCCGTTCCGCCGTCTTCACCAGCTCTCGCGATCGTTTCACCTATCGAACCCTAGTATCTACGCGGACCACAACGATAATCCATGCGATCATGTGTTTATACAAAACGTCCACAATGTAGACCACCTGTTCGACGTAATGTCTAAGATAGAATCTTTTGTTAAAAACTCGAAAACGAGGCTTCCTCTGAAGCTGATTGTGCTTGATTCCGTCGCGGCGTTGTTCAGATCGGAGTTTGAGAACACGCCGTCTGATCTCAGGAAGAGAGCTTCTTGTTTTTTCAAGATATCTGGGAAGTTGAAGCAGCTGGCGAATAAGTTTGGTTTGGCTGTGGTGATTACGAATCAGGTTACTGATTTTGTTGAGTCTTCTGATGGGTTGAGTGGGTTGAGGATTGGGAATTTGAGGTGTTTGTATTCGTCTGGGAGACGAGTTGTTCCTGCTTTGGGTTTGGCTTGGGCTAACTGTGTGAACTCTAGAGTTTTCATCTCACGAAGTGATGATAGTATCTGTCAAGAGAGAAGGGAGGATGATGAGAGGAGCGGTTCGAGTTATGTGTCTAGAAGAGCTAGGAGACGGTTTGACATTGTTTTCTCACCTTATTTGCCTGCTTCTTCTTGCGAGTTCGTGATCACAGGGGAGGGGATTTGTGGAGTTAGGTGA
- the LOC103856755 gene encoding afadin- and alpha-actinin-binding protein, which produces MPPTDAEFDPKVLHQSATGDYTFANVDNLEHCAKYLNQTMVTFGFPASLDLFSKDPVSISRTCNCMYSLLQQRQRDLEFRESANELRQRQQSDIARLEAKVERLDAQLQHKDREIATITRTEAKNTAALKSQIEKLQQERDEFQRMVIGNQQVKAQQIHEMKKKEKDYIKLQERLNQVLMEKKKESKSGMEIMNLLQKEGRQRGTWNGKKTDTDFYKKIVDAYEAKNQELMAENTNLRALLRSMQTDMRDFLNAPNGSANPSLAGNEKREADPSQSPLGGKTDVFDLPFRMARGQIEESLRTKMASIKERMVQLQDAPKGASVTSEATERELELEAQLVEARSIIQEQESIMCKHLPKSEQRKGIHGSIDS; this is translated from the exons ATGCCGCCGACTGATGCTGAGTTCGATCCCAAA GTGTTGCATCAGTCCGCGACGGG GGATTACACATTCGCGAACGTTGACAATCTGGAGCACTGTGCAAAGTACTTGAACCAGACGATGGTTACGTTTGGATTCCCGGCTTCGCTCGATCTCTTCTCCAAGGATCCG GTTTCTATCTCGAGGACCTGTAATTGCATGTACTCGTTGCTTCAGCAGCGACAACGTGACTTGGAGTTCAGAGAATCTGCTAATGAGCTGAGGCAAAG ACAACAATCGGATATAGCTAGACTTGAAGCTAAAGTTGAGAGGCTTGACGCGCAGCTCCAACACAAGGACAGGGAAATTGCAACGATTACTAGGACT GAAGCGAAAAATACAGCAGCTTTAAAGTCGCAGATTGAAAAGCTGCAGCAGGAGAGAGATGAGTTCCAAAGAATGGTGATTGGTAACCAG CAAGTCAAAGCTCAACAGATCCATGAAatgaagaaaaaggaaaaggatTACATTAAATTGCAG GAACGGTTGAATCAAGTATTGatggagaaaaagaaagaatcgAAATCAGGAATGGAGATCATGAATTTGCTACAG AAAGAAGGGAGGCAGCGTGGGACCTGGAATGGCAAGAAGACTGATACTGACTTCTACAAAAAGATA GTGGATGCATATGAAGCAAAAAACCAAGAGTTAATGGCTGAGAACACAAACCTAAGAGCACTGCTTCGATCCATGCAG ACAGACATGCGTGATTTCTTAAACGCTCCAAACGGGTCAGCTAATCCTTCATTGGCTGGCAACGAGAAACGTGAGGCCGATCCTTCACAATCTCCACTGGGTGGAAAGACG GATGTCTTTGATCTACCTTTCCGTATGGCTAGAGGTCAAATAGAAGAAAGTTTGCGCACTAAGATGGCTTCcataaag GAACGCATGGTTCAGTTACAAGATGCACCTAAAGGAGCATCTGTCACTTCTGAAGCAACGGAGAGAGAGCTTGAACTTGAAGCTCAGCTTGTCGAGGCAAGAAGCATAATCCAAGAACAG GAGTCCATAATGTGTAAACACCTCCCAAAATCAGAGCAGCGAAAG GGAATCCATGGTTCCATTGACAGCTGA
- the LOC103856752 gene encoding uncharacterized protein LOC103856752 has protein sequence MSCLALALQPVNGSDILLQTREWFPPARALIALSYFRQTRQAFSSSKQQQPPSNRKHTQPSSSSSSSAADPDDAAAAEFVGDDPLAASNGQVIVGVESKYRVVYRLVNSIYILGVTVADHDNSINVFECIHIVNQAVSVIVTACRGVEVTPEKLGRKYAEVYMALDIVLRGVSNIRLAAMLGAMHGDGIAKMVHSALDTENKIRGADSWMAVESHAAEHQAAVNAFSNARFELPAETIAAGDEMAASLAPVVQETEQVKEEPEVENKDPFAASEEINKEKELVGGFKKTKDPSSQDLTLALAGLEVTTLPPAEATQSTHINVEGFEGEYGGIAFSNEQATIGETFESFSDAWGGGLDPSEFMGPKKIQKKEGLGGLELLHTSDPKAVEGKDGGNVDNLVKKPEMKGPEMYISEEIRTEFRESLLARVGLMGVIYLKTMPPKGSGEEKETEFSFRVEGTTPVKRFSMQSSRISSLGNGLFHVRTAPSEEPIPILKYSLQPKLTPLPLRVRMVKRVSGTLLSLMIQYVSSPDLPQPLKDVDFILKLPVDPTLLKVSPKAILNRTDRELKWQVPEIPLNGSPGRLRARMPLDSDNSEEEPEIICYVKFSVQGKSSLSGISLRPAAEGNMDFYEVDHKFETGVYMCN, from the coding sequence ATGTCGTGCTTAGCCTTAGCTCTTCAACCGGTTAACGGATCTGACATTCTACTCCAAACCAGAGAATGGTTCCCGCCGGCGAGAGCCCTAATCGCTCTCTCCTACTTCCGCCAAACGCGTCAAGCCTTCTCCTCCTCAAAGCAGCAACAACCTCCTTCCAATCGCAAACACACTCAACCTTCctcctcatcctcctcctccgccgcagATCCCGACGACGCAGCCGCCGCGGAATTCGTAGGCGACGATCCCCTCGCTGCTTCCAACGGACAAGTAATCGTCGGCGTGGAGAGCAAGTACCGCGTCGTCTACCGACTCGTGAACTCGATCTACATCCTCGGCGTAACCGTCGCGGATCACGACAACTCGATCAACGTCTTCGAGTGTATCCACATCGTGAACCAGGCCGTTAGCGTTATCGTAACCGCCTGCCGTGGAGTCGAGGTGACTCCCGAGAAGCTTGGGAGGAAGTACGCTGAGGTTTACATGGCGCTTGACATTGTCTTGCGTGGGGTTAGTAACATTCGTCTTGCAGCGATGCTTGGCGCTATGCACGGAGATGGAATCGCGAAGATGGTTCATTCGGCTTTGGATACGGAGAATAAGATCAGAGGAGCTGATAGCTGGATGGCGGTGGAGTCTCACGCCGCGGAGCATCAAGCTGCTGTGAACGCGTTCTCAAACGCGAGATTCGAGTTGCCGGCGGAGACTATCGCTGCTGGTGATGAAATGGCTGCGAGCTTGGCTCCTGTGGTGCAAGAAACAGAGCAGGTGAAGGAAGAGCCGGAGGTGGAGAATAAAGATCCTTTCGCGGCGAGTGAGGAGATCAATAAGGAGAAAGAACTTGTAGGCGGGTTCAAGAAGACGAAGGATCCTTCCTCGCAGGATCTGACTCTGGCTTTGGCGGGACTTGAGGTGACTACATTGCCTCCAGCGGAAGCAACGCAGTCTACACACATCAATGTGGAAGGGTTCGAAGGGGAGTACGGTGGGATTGCGTTCAGCAACGAGCAGGCGACGATTGGAGAGACTTTTGAATCGTTTAGTGATGCTTGGGGAGGTGGGTTGGATCCTTCGGAGTTTATGGGACCAAAGAAGATTCAAAAGAAGGAAGGACTCGGCGGGCTTGAGCTCTTGCACACCAGTGATCCCAAGGCAGTGGAGGGCAAAGATGGAGGTAATGTCGATAACCTTGTTAAGAAGCCTGAGATGAAAGGTCCTGAAATGTATATCTCTGAGGAAATTAGAACCGAGTTTAGAGAATCATTGCTTGCTAGAGTAGGACTAATGGGTGTCATCTACTTAAAAACAATGCCGCCTAAAGGCTCTGGTGAAGAGAAAGAAACCGAGTTCTCGTTCCGTGTTGAAGGTACTACTCCTGTTAAGAGATTCTCTATGCAGAGTTCTCGGATAAGTAGCTTAGGGAACGGTTTGTTTCACGTGAGAACCGCTCCGTCAGAGGAACCAATCCCTATCTTGAAGTATAGTTTGCAACCTAAGCTAACACCTTTGCCTCTTAGAGTCCGAATGGTGAAACGTGTCAGTGGGACTTTACTCTCGCTGATGATACAATACGTATCAAGCCCGGACCTACCTCAGCCTCTGAAAGACGTCGACTTTATTCTGAAACTCCCTGTTGATCCCACGTTGCTTAAGGTTTCTCCGAAGGCGATACTGAACAGAACTGATCGAGAACTGAAATGGCAAGTCCCTGAGATTCCTCTCAATGGAAGTCCCGGGAGGCTAAGAGCGCGGATGCCTTTAGACTCAGATAACAGCGAGGAAGAACCGGAGATCATCTGCTATGTGAAGTTCTCTGTTCAGGGAAAGAGTTCTTTGTCTGGTATCAGTTTACGCCCAGCTGCTGAGGGGAATATGGATTTCTATGAGGTAGATCACAAGTTCGAAACCGGAGTCTACATGTGCAATTGA
- the LOC103856751 gene encoding AAA-ATPase At5g57480 — MKEYWTSLASLLGVFAFCQSLMQSIIPPELRFAFLKLFNRTFHLFSSYCYFDITELDGVNTNELYNAVQLYLSTSVSIAGNRLSLTRAVNSSSITFGLSNNDSIVDTFNNATVLWEHVVTQRQTQTFAWRPLPEEKRGFTLRIKKRDKTLILNSYLDYIVEKANEIRRKNQDRLLYTNTRGGSLDSRGHPWESVPFKHPSTFETLAMDPTKKQEIMDDLKDFVLGQMFYQKTGRAWKRGYLLYGPPGTGKSSMIAAMANYLGYDIYDLELTEVHSNSELRKLLMKTSSKSIIVIEDIDCSINLTNRNKSSGLKAGSEHRIGSETRIGSGSGEESGNGNTITLSGLLNFTDGLWSCCGSERIFVFTTNHIEKLDPALLRSGRMDMHVCMSYCDFPSLKILLRNYLGYEEEDVGDDVLKEMERVVEKAEMTPADVSEALIRNRRDKEKAVRELLVELKSRWERNVKGGKLRGQSGNLRELEIVEEEEKRAIDSQNEDGDNVEDETELEDNACKD, encoded by the exons atgaaagagtaCTGGACATCACTAGCATCACTCCTCGGCGTCTTCGCTTTCTGCCAAAGCCTAATGCAATCAATAATCCCACCGGAGCTCCGTTTCGCCTTCCTCAAACTCTTCAACCGAACCTTCCACCTCTTCTCCTCCTACTGCTACTTCGACATAACGGAGCTCGACGGCGTCAACACCAACGAGCTCTACAACGCCGTCCAGCTCTACCTCAGCACCTCCGTCTCCATCGCCGGCAACCGTTTAAGCCTCACCCGCGCCGTCAACTCCTCCTCCATCACGTTCGGTCTCTCCAACAACGACTCCATCGTCGACACTTTCAACAACGCCACCGTCCTCTGGGAACACGTCGTCACTCAACGACAAACTCAGACGTTCGCGTGGAGACCGTTGCCCGAGGAGAAACGCGGGTTCACTCTCCGTATCAAGAAGAGAGACAAAACGTTGATCTTAAACTCTTATCTTGATTACATCGTGGAGAAAGCAAACGAGATCCGTCGGAAGAACCAGGACCGGTTGCTTTACACGAACACGCGAGGCGGGTCTCTGGACTCGAGGGGACATCCTTGGGAGTCTGTTCCTTTCAAGCATCCGAGCACGTTCGAGACTCTTGCGATGGATCCGACAAAGAAGCAAGAGATCATGGATGATCTTAAGGATTTCGTGTTAGGTCAAATGTTTTATCAGAAGACGGGTAGGGCTTGGAAGAGAGGTTACTTGCTGTATGGGCCACCTGGTACTGGTAAGTCTAGTATGATCGCTGCCATGGCGAATTATCTAGGCTATGATATTTACGATCTTGAACTCACTGAGGTGCATAGCAACTCGGAGTTGAGGAAACTGCTGATGAAAACGAGTTCTAAGTCGATAATAGTGATCGAAGACATCGACTGTTCGATCAACTTGACGAACCGGAATAAGAGCAGTGGACTCAAAGCCGGTTCTGAACATAG GATCGGCTCTGAAACACGAattgggtcgggttcgggtgAAGAGTCTGGTAATGGGAACACGATAACGTTGTCGGGTTTGTTGAACTTTACGGATGGGCTTTGGTCTTGTTGTGGAAGCGAGAGGATCTTTGTCTTTACGACGAATCATAtagagaagcttgatcctgcgTTGCTTAGAAGTGGGAGGATGGACATGCATGTGTGCATGAGTTACTGTGACTTCCCGTCGTTGAAGATTTTGTTGAGGAACTATTTAGGGTATGAGGAGGAAGATGTGGGCGACGACGTTTTGAAGGAGATGGAGAGAGTGGTGGAGAAGGCGGAGATGACGCCTGCGGATGTAAGTGAGGCTTTGATCAGGAATAGGAGGGATAAGGAGAAGGCGGTTAGGGAGTTGTTGGTGGAGTTGAAGAGTAGATGGGAGAGAAATGTGAAAGGTGGGAAGTTGAGGGGTCAAAGTGGAAATTTGAGGGAGTTGGAAATtgtggaggaagaagagaagagggCTATAGATAGTCAAAATGAAGATGGTGATAATGTTGAAGATGAAACTGAGCTTGAGGACAATGCTTGTAAAGATTAG
- the LOC103856749 gene encoding beta-1,3-galactosyltransferase 6, whose protein sequence is MKYSPRSDGRKFIIPSFLFIVALCVLAFINEVRFDSFLSFGRCALSNVPRNSSSLEAPLLSSSDEDEIRILIGILTLPDQYQRRHFLRMIYGTQDVPAGVKIDVKFVFCNLTKEDQKVLVALEIMRYDDIIILNCNENMNKGKTYTYFSSLPDLFNETDAPNPPYHYVMKADDDTYIRQESLVASLRPLPREDLYYGYVIPCPSMDPFVHYMSGMGYLVSWDIAVWLKDSEIPKKHLEGPEDKVFGDWIREGRRGKNRFNAKWSMYNFPEPPTRCTHELWPDTIAVHLLKNQEKWIRTLNYFNVTSNLKPSKLYHIP, encoded by the exons ATGAAATATTCTCCAAGATCGGACGGCAGAAAATTCATCATCCCTTCTTTCTTATTCATCGTAGCTCTCTGTGTATTAGCTTTCATCAACGAAGTTAGATTCGACAGTTTCTTGAGTTTCGGACGATGTGCTTTGTCGAATGTTCCGAGGAACAGCAGTTCATTGGAGGCACCGTTGTTGTCTTCTTCAGATGAAGATGAGATTAGGATACTTATTGGGATTCTTACACTTCCCGATCAGTACCAACGTAGGCATTTTCTCCGGATGATCTACGGCACGCAGGATGTTCCCGCCGGCGTTAAGATCGACGTGAAGTTTGTGTTCTGTAACTTGACTAAAGAAGACCAGAAAGTGCTTGTCGCTTTGGAGATCATGCGTTATGATGACATCATTATACTCAATTGCAACGAGAATATGAATAAAG GCAAGACCTACACATACTTCTCAAGCTTACCAGACCTATTCAACGAAACCGATGCACCAAACCCACCATACCACTACGTAATGAAAGCCGACGATGACACGTACATAAGACAAGAAAGCCTCGTAGCATCTTTAAGACCATTACCTCGAGAAGATCTCTACTACGGCTACGTCATTCCATGTCCAAGCATGGACCCGTTCGTACATTACATGTCAGGAATGGGCTACTTAGTCTCGTGGGACATCGCAGTTTGGCTCAAAGATTCTGAAATTCCCAAGAAACATCTAGAAGGTCCTGAAGACAAAGTGTTTGGCGACTGGATTCGAGAAGGAAGACGAGGGAAGAACCGGTTTAATGCTAAATGGTCCATGTATAATTTCCCCGAGCCTCCTACTAGATGCACACATGAGCTTTGGCCTGATACTATTGCGGTTCATTTGTTGAAGAACCAAGAGAAGTGGATACGGACATTGAACTATTTCAATGTTACTAGCAATCTTAAGCCTTCTAAATTATACCACATTCCGTAG